ggtgcagaagatgaggaggaagatGAAAAACGTGCAGTCAAGAAGAACGAGGAGAAACAcgacgatgaagatgaaacacttcaaaaacgaagaagaagaagaaaaggaagaagaagaagaagaggaggcatggagaaagaagaaaaaataaatgacttgtatgacTTGTATGGGAAAACGCTTGTATGTGGAGAATTTCTCTTTGTCCATAGTAGTCAAATTATCTGaattgaaattaataaatatacgtaaataaaaaaggaaaaggccGCTGAAAACAAAAAGGTTTTGGTAATGAGAATAACTAAATTCGGTCCAAAAGAATAAAAGTGAAATGGATTGTGTTGATACGTGTTTTCTCATGAATCATAATAGTTAAAATATttgtattcaaattaaaaatgtatataattaaaaacaagaaaaaggtcatggtaattaataaaagaggattttcttctttctttcgttTTATAATTACGTTAAAAAAaactacattttttatttagtaaaatattatctATCTAAATCAAGGTATGATTTAGTTCACTTATTcttgatttgaattttttataatttaagcTACTTGTATTAGACACTTTAGGAGCAACCTTTCTCCAAACCTTACATTAACAGAAAATGCTCATGCACTGGAATCTAGATTAtccttttttaagttttatctCCATAATAAATTCTCCTACCCAATTCAATGCTTTGCTTACACTCACTCAAAAGTCAAAACTCTGCCTTATCTTTCGTATAAAAGGTAATAAATTTAGGAGTTACTCTTTAAGAGATTAACCCAATCAAAGCATCCATTAAACAAAAGAACTGAGATGACATTATTAGTACATAGTATCTCAAAGTTGAACTTATTGGTAGGctctgaaatgaaaaataacaaagccACATCAAACAATTGCCTGTTCTTAGTGGGTGAAAAACAGGATACATATATCAAAATTTCTACTGGGGTAGTAGTAACACCCCATCTCTATAgttaaacataaattaaaaaatgtgcTCCTCCAAGCAATAATTACTTATCTAGATGTTGTAAAAGCCTCAGCTTAATTCAGCTGAGTATGGGGTAGTACACCCATTGCTTCATTTGTTTCTAAATAGGTGAGTGACATTGGGTTTGGAACACATTTGCCCATAACTTTGATACAACACTCCTCTGTTTGACGCATAACACCTTACCAGGAGTCACGACCGAACGGATTCTGAGTAGAATCCTGAGGGTTCCCTTCTATGTTTCTATGCATCCCTGCTTGTCCACCTTGTTCTCCAGGGCCTCTTTGATTGGTGTTAGGAGGCCTTGAGTATCGTGATCCTGCAGGAGGAATATATTGCTGCATCCCTTGTTCCAGGACCTCTATTGTTGAAACCTGTATTATTCGATGATGTTTGTTGGTATCAGTTTCTTAGCTCGGCTCTTTGGTATCTATTCTCAGTTGCAGCAGGAGGTGCTTGTGCATGAGATTGAACCTTGTTACCGTCAGCTCTCTTATACCTATTTTCTGGCTCAGGCGGAGACACCGAATCACTTGTGGTAATGTTTTGGTAATCAGAAGGACAAGCATTATTCCAGTCTCTGCTATTTTTCTCTGATCCTCCCACCTCCTCTGCAGCTTCAAACCCATATTTAGTAGAACTGTGCTTCCCATGTTCGATAGAATCACTAGAACTAGTTGTTAATGATTCCGCATTATCTTCCTGAGCCTTAAGAGCCATCTCCAAAGCATCTTGAAATTTTCGTGGAGCACCACCACCTTTTTTAGGCCCATATTTGGCATGTCTAACAATCATAAATACATCTTTTTTTGCCACACTTGGTCCACTTTCCACAACAATGACATCTTCTATCTGCAAAGATcgttatgatttatgaatatagaatggaaggacaaaaaaataagagagaaataTACATAGTatcttgtaaaaaaataattcagatTGGAAGTCCCAGAATAAAGCCTGCACCATCATACCAGAGCATTTAGACGGGATAACGCTCCTGTTGTTTCCTGCGTATCACTGCCTGTTGCCCTGTACTGTTTTAAATGGACAAATAAAAAGGTATCATAAATTTATTCTGTCACATCATCGTTTTTgttttgtgataatatgagtgcaataaatatatctaaaaattCTGTATTGCACTCTAGAACTAAGCACATTGAAATtagatatcattttattagagaacatgtgcaaaagggaaCTATTGACATTCAATTTGTGAAATCCGAAGAACAACTTGTTGATATTTTCACAAAACCTCTGTGTGAGGACATATTCTGTTCATTAAGGAACAGCTTGGGAATGATAGATTTAAATGCTGTTGAGAAATTGTGAattttctgattctgtttgttttgtctcgtaggAAATCAGGAGACAAAATTAAGGACGTAATGAACTAGCATTGATACAAGGGGGAGACTCACTCTAATATTAATGATCATGGGCCCAACCAAATCTTCCTTGACCATCCATAACTCTAGCCCGTTCTTGTCCTTTTTGAGTTCCTCAAATATTTAATCATACTTTTGGGAAGTTGTCATATTAAATCTTGTAGAAAGGAGTTGTTGTCacatcaaaatctttttccttcCCTCATCCCTTGATTCTAGGAGCTAACCTctcaagttttaattttaaaaattctttccTTGGATAACCGTGCCACTTAATGCCCATTACTCACTTAATCTTCTCTCTCCACTCAACATTAAATGTCCTCATAACCTCCCATCTCTCTTCACTCACTTCGGCCTCTCTTCATCTTCCCTCTCCATTCTCTATTTTTCATAACATGAAAAAGAAGGTTGCATCAAAGAGAAGTAGCCGAACCCCTCTCACAAAAAATCCTCCATTATCTTCTACCCTTCAAACACATACCCACATCCACATACACTCTACATCTTCCTCATCCCCTTCCTCCTACTCAACCGAAACCATGAGAAGAAAGGTTATTGCCCAGAGAACTTCATCTTGAAAGAAGATTGGAAAGGATAAAGAACCAattgtggaagaagaagaagaggagtctTAATCATCTCTGCCTCATTCACCACCAAAGAAAGCAACCCCTCATGCTTCTGGTCATAGCTCTCAGCGTACCAAAGGCTACGTGCTTCGTAACACCAGGGAACCACCAAATCTGGAATCACTTGATTTCAAGAATAAATTCAACAAAGGTCACTCACACTTTGATCCAAGCAGATTTAATTCATGTGCTTCATATGAGTTTTATAATGAAGTCCTGAAGAAGCATCACTTATGTGCATCCCACATAGTGAACTTGGAATCCCTTGCTGCAAAAGGAATCAACTTGGTCACTCtctttgaaaatttgaaatggaCTCCCTTGTTCACCATTCAAAAACCTGTGTACCCTGCCCTGGTTCACAAGTTCTATGGGAACATGAGTTTTATTGATAGCGCAATCCATTCGTATGTCAAGCGGGTTCACATGTCTCTGAACAGAGAAACAATCAATGCTGCCTTGGGATATGTTGATGAAGGCGCAGCTGCTTATATGACCAAAAAATGGGACTCGCAATTGGGGGTCACGTACCAGATTGCCTTGAATCAAACTTGCGAAAACTTCTCTGCTTTGGATGGCACAATTCTGACTCACAAGGCTCTTGGTCCTGAAAGAGCGCTTCTTCACAGAATCATCACTCACATTCTAATGCCTCAGAGTGGTTCATACCACAGAGTAACTGTTTCTGATACTCTAGACCAATACTCTGGAccattgttgttttgttaaaaCCTTGGGTATTCTGGTTCTGGTTCTGTTTATTGTACACCATTGTCATTTGTTCTTTGCAGGTTCCCCATTGATGAcaaaaggaggaggaaaagttagaaaaattgaaaaaaacagGGGCCGAAATCATTTGTGATTCACGATCACCCATGAGCATAAACTCTATGTTCCAATGATTATGATCtgtttttttgaaatatttgctATATTTGGAACTTAGTTATGTTTTGATAATTTCCTTGTGCTCTGATATGTTGAATGAATAATtttgtttgattgaaaatttttttgctatgttaaatgataattttttgtgCTCTGATATGTTTTCCTTGCTATAAACTGATAATTTTTGCTTTCATATGATGGC
The Arachis duranensis cultivar V14167 chromosome 5, aradu.V14167.gnm2.J7QH, whole genome shotgun sequence genome window above contains:
- the LOC107488412 gene encoding uncharacterized protein LOC107488412 yields the protein MDCAINKTHVPIELVNQGRYRATGSDTQETTGALSRLNALIEDVIVVESGPSVAKKDVFMIVRHAKYGPKKGGGAPRKFQDALEMALKAQEDNAESLTTSSSDSIEHGKHSSTKYGFEAAEEVGGSEKNSRDWNNACPSDYQNITTSDSVSPPEPENRYKRADGNKVQSHAQAPPAATENRYQRAELRN